In Deinococcus maricopensis DSM 21211, the sequence CGCGAAGGCAACAGCGACCTCGCCGGCGTGCTGCGCGCGCGCGGCGCGGACGTCGTGGAACTCCCCCTGATCCGCTACGCGCCCAGCGGCGACCTGCCCACGCTGTACCGCACCCTGTCGCAACTCGGCACGTACAGCTGGGTGCTGCTCACCAGCAACCACGCCGTGGAGGAACTGTTCCGGCAGCTCGACGAGATGGGCCTCGACGCGCGCGCGTTCGGCGCGGCGCGCGTGGCCGCCGTGGGGCCCGCCACGGCCCGCGCGCTGGAGCGACACGGCATCCGCCCGGACTTCACGCCCGGCACGCCCGGCGCGGCGCACCTCGGCGGGGACCTGCCGGCCAGCGCGGACGCGCGCATCCTGCACCTCGCCAGCCACATCGCCGAGGACGCCCTGGAGGAAGCGCTTGGCGCGCGCGGCCTGAACGCCGAACGCGTGGAACTGTACCGCACCGAACCGGCCGAGCCGACCGACGCGGAACTTCAGGCGCTGCGCGACGCGGACGTCGTGACCCTCGCGAGCGGCAGCGCCGCGCGCGCCCTCGCGGACCTCGCCGGGACGGACTTCCCGGTGGCCGTCATGGGTCCGCAGACGGAACGCGCCGCGCGCGCGGCCGGGTTCACGCACGTCACGGTCGCGGCGGACGCGACGCTCGACGCCCTCGCGGACGCCGCCGGCACTGCTGGCGCCTGAAGGCCCCCATGAGCCGTTCACGCACGCCCGGACGCCGCGTGGGCCGCAACGAGAAGCCCGCGTACACCGCCGGCGCCGGTAGAAGGATCTCCGCGCGCCGCTGCGGTCGCAGGGCCCACCAGGCCAGGAGCGCCACCGCTCCGCCCAGCAGCACGCGCGTGAAGGTCCGCATGCTCACAGCGAAGCAGCGCGCCGCATGAGAAGCCACCCCTGAGCACAGAAGGGGCGCCCGGGTGGGCGCCCCTTCAGGGTTTCGCAGGGGCGGGCTGCGCCGTCACGCTCGGCCCCTTCAGCATGGGAAGGCCGTTCACGAACTTTAGCGGGTCCAGGCGCAGGCTGCGCGCGCCGCCGCTGCCGTACCCGACCTGTCCGGTCGTCCACGCGTGGTAGTACAGCCACGTGTTGCCCTTCCCGTCGGTGATGACGCCCTGACCGCCCGGCCCGGCCACCTTGCCTTTCGTGGCGAGCCACGCGCCGTCCCGCGTCTGCTTCCGGAACGGCCCGAGCGGACTCATGCCGAGCGCGTACCCAACGCCGTACAGGTCACTGTTGTAATCCGACGCGGAGTAAAACAGGTAGTACTTGTTCGCGCGCGTGTACACCTGCGGCGCCTCAATCAGGTTCCCTTCCCAGAGGGCGCCGTTGTACAGCAGGTCCTTGGGCTGCCCGACCAGTTTCAGACCGTCCGCGCTGAGCTTCTGGCCCCACAGGGCCGTCGGCTGGTTGCAGCAGTTCCCGTCGTTCTTCCAGTACAGGTACCGCTGCCCGTCACGGTCGGTGAACGGGCTCGCGTCGATGCTGCCACCCAGGTCCAGCTGGCACACGAGGGGCGCCGCGCTCGCGTCCCGGAAGGGCCCTTCGGGGTTCGCGCTGAACGCCGCGCCGATGCACTGCCGACCGCTCGCGGTGTGCCGCGCCGTGTAGTACAGCACGTACCCTTTGGGCGTGCGGGCCACTTCCGGCGCCCACGTGAACCCGCCGCTCGCCCATGCCCCCAGGCCGCCCAGCGCGTCGCCCACGAACGTCCAGTGCACGAGGTCGCTGCTGCGGCGCACCGGGACGTCCAGACCGCCGGCGTTGGTGCCGTACGCGTAGTACGCCTTCCCGACGCGCAGGATGAACGGGTCCGGGAAGTCCTCGTCGATGACGGGGTTGGTGTACGTCGCGGCGGGCGCGGCGCCCGTGCCGCCCAGCAGCAGCAGCGCGAGGCCAGTCAGCAGGGGAGAGGGGCAGCGCACCGTCATTCCTTCATCCCCGTGGTGGACAGGCCCGCGATCAGGTAGCGCTGCGCGAACAGGTACGCGACCAGCACCGGAATGGAGGCGATCGCGGTGGACGCCATCAGCTTGCCGTACTCGGTCACGTAGCGTTGCGAGAACGTCGTCACCCCGACCGGAAGGGTCAGCTTGTCGATGTCGGTCACGACGTACAGCGGCCAGATGAAGTTGTTCCAGGACCCCATGAACGAGAACACCGCGAGCGTCACGAGTGCCGGGATGGACAGCGGCAGGATGATCTTCCACAGCACCTGGAAGCTGTTCGCGCCATCGAGGCGCGCCGCCTCCTCCAATTCCTTGGGTAGGCCGAGGAAGAACTGCCGCAGCATGAACACCCCGAACGCCCCGGCGATGCCCGGCCAGATCAGCGCGTGGAAGCTGTTGATCCAGTTGAACTTCAGCATCATCAGGTAGGTGGGAATCAGGGTCACCACCCAGGGGATCATCATGGACCCCAGAATGATCCAGAAGATCAGGTCGCGTCCGGGGAAGCGCATGCGCGCCAGCGGGTACGCCGTGAGGGCGCACAGCGACACGTGCACCACCGTGAACACCGTCGCGACAAACAGCGAGTTCCACATCCACCGCAGGATGTTCCCGTCGGGGGAGGTGAGAACCTCCCGGAAGTTGTCCAGGGTGGGGTGCGCCGGGAACCACTGCGTCGGCGAGGAGATCACGTCCGTTTCGGCTTTCAGGGCGGTCGTGACCATCCAGTAGATCGGCGCGAGGAACAGGACCGCGAGGACGCACAGCAGAATGAAGCGCGGGATGTCACGCGGGACGCGGCGACCGCCGGGCGCGTTGGTGGTGCGGGCCGTGGGCGCCGCCGTGGTCTGTTGGGCAGGGAGGGCCATGTCAGTTCTCTCCACGCGCGTCACGCGCCATGATGCGGAATTGCAGGAAGGTGAAGATCAGCATGACCAGGCCGAACATGAACGCCATGGCGGACGCCGACGAGAACTGGTTGTTGGTGAAGGCTTCCTCGGTAATGTACTGAATGGTGCTCTGGGTGCTGCGGTTCGGGCCGCCGGCGGTGATGACCAGGCTCTGGCCGAACAGCTGGAACGACGCGAGCGCGGTGGTGACGACCACGAACAGCGTGATGGGCGCCAGCAGCGGCCAGGTGATGAAGCGGAACTTCGCCCAGGCGCTCGCGCCGTCCAGTTCGGCCGCTTCGTAGTAGCTCTGCGAGATGTTGCCCAGTGCCGCGAGGTACAGCGTCATGTTGAAACCGATGGTCCACCAGACCGTACCGATGATGATCGGGACCCAGGCGAGCCCCTCCACGGACAGGAACGCGAGGGGCTGCAGGCCGAAAATTTCCGTGCGGGCGGCGTTGACCATGCCGATCTGGTTGTCGAACATCCAGCGCCACAGGATGCCCATCACGGACACGGTGAGGATGCCCGGCAGGAAAAACACCGCGCGGAAGAACGCCCGCCCGATGATCGGGCGGTACAGCAGCAACGCGAGGCCCAGCGACGTGAACACCAGGAGCGGCACGCTGACCGCCGTGAAGAAGACGGTGTTCTTCATGCTGTTCCAGAAGAACTCCGCCTGCGGCGTGCCGGGCGTGAACAGGTTCTTGTAGTACTCGAAGCCCACGAACGGGCGGGTATCCGCGAGGAGGTCCCAGCGGTGCAGGCTCACGAAGAAGCCGTACCCGACCGGGTAGATGACGAACAGCGCGAAGAAGATCGCGAACGGCAGGAGGTACAGGTACGGCTCGACGGTGTTGCCGCCGCGCTTGCGGACGTGCGGCGCGGACGTGTGCGTGGAGGGCGTCACTGGGCCCCCCGGTCGAACGCGAGCGGAAGGGCAAAAGAGGCAGGCGCGAGCCGGTGCCGCTGGCTCGCGCTGCCCTGATCAACGGTGAGGGTCATCCACCACTCCTTTCTGAACCGGGGAGCGCCGCGGCGCTCCCCGGAAAGGTTGCGGGTTACTGGAAGCTCTTGCGGGCCTGAACGATCTGCTTGTTGGCTTCGCTCACGCCGTCCGCGAGGGCCTGCTTCACGCTCTTCTTGCCGCTGTAGGCGTTCGCCCAGGCGTTGTCGAAGGGGGTGAGCACCTGACCCATCCACGGCACCCCGCTCGTGGCGTAGATGTTGCCGAGCTTGGCGAACACGCCGGAGATGGGCGCGCTCGCGAACTTGGCATTTTTCGCGACGCCCGCCTGGGTGGGGAGGCTGCCGGTGCTGGTCCACGTGAGGTTCTGCGCGGGCTGCGTCAGCCAGTTCATGAACTCCAGCGCGGCCAGGCGTTTGTTCTTGTCGTAGTTGGCGCGCTGCTTGGGCAGGGTGAGGTGGCTGCTGCCGCCCCACGCGGCGTCCTGCTTGGTGCCGACGCGCGGCATGAACGCCACGCCGAAGTTCATCTTCTGCTGCTCGAAGCGGTCCAGGTACCACTGCCCTGAGGGGAAGAAGCAGACCTTGCCCTGGCTGAACGCGGCCAGTTCGGCTTCCTCGGTGCTGTTTGGGCGGGCGACGCCGTGCTTCTGGACGAGGTCCACCAGGAACTGCACGGCTTCGACGGCCTGCGGACTGTCGAAGGCGGCGTTGCCGCTCTTGTCGGTGAGGGCGCCGCCGTTTTGCAGGATGGCGGCGTACGCGGCGCGCGACCCGACCCAGTTGTTGTACAGGCTGATGCCCCACGTGTCGAGGTTCTTGGCGTCGAAGCCGGCCTGCCCGGCCTTCTTGCCGGACTTGTCGACCGTGCAGGCCTGCGTGGCCTTCAGCAGTTCCTCGCGGGTGCGGGGGGGCTTGTTGGGGTCCAGCCCGGCCTTCTTCATGAGGTCCTTGTTGTAGAACATCACGTACGCGACGCTGGACACCGGCAGGCCGTAGGACTTGCCTTCGTAGTCGGCGGTCTTGAACAGCGGGCCGTAGAAGCTGGCGGTGTTGATGCCGGCGCTCTTGAGTTCGGCGGCCGTGAGGGGGGACACGGCGCCGCGCGCAATGAAGTTCGTGATCTGGTCTTCGTTGATGACGACCACGTCCGGGGCGCGGCCCGACGCGACGAGCGACGGGAGCTGCTGCCAGGTCGTGCCCCAGGGTTGCGCCTGCGCGCGCACCTGAATGTTCGGGTGGGACGTGTTGAACTGGCTGATCAGGCGCTCCATGACCGGGCGGTCCGCGCCGGTGAAGCCGTGCAGGAACGTCAGGCTGACTTTGGGGCCGGAGTAGGCGGCGCTGGCGGTGCCCGCCGCGGCGGTGAGCATCAGGGTGAGCAGATGGCGTGTACGCATGGGGGGTCCTCCGAGTGAACGTGAACACGGCCAGGGATGTAAGCGCTTACAGCAGAGCTCTGTACCGGCGCACCGACGCCGACCAGCGGCATAAGCCACCAGCCGACCACCCCCACCAGCACGTGTTCTTGCCCTCAGAGTAGCGCCCGCCCAGAGCGTGCGGAAGTTCACCAACGCTTAACGCTTAATGCCCGCAAACCCTGAAATCATCGTCCCCGCGCGCCTCCACACGCCACCACCGGGCGCGCGCCGCGCGGCGCACCTTGAGTCGTCCACGCAAAACCGGTAGTACGGACGTACTTCACCCAGGGGGCCGCATGAACCACACGTACACCAACCCCGTTTACCCCGATTACTTCGCCGACCCGTTCGTGCTGCGCGTCGGTGACGACTACTACGCGTACGGCACCAGCGGCAGACCCCAGGCCGAAGGCCGCGCGTTCGAGGTCCTGCACTCCACCGACCTGATCACGTGGCGCTCGCTCGGCGGCGCCCTCGACCCGCTCGACGACCCGCACGCCCGCGACTATTGGGCCCCGGAAGTGGCCGAACATGGCGGCCGCTTCTACATGTACTACTCCGCCGGCACCGGCGACAAAGGCCACCAGCTGCGCGTCGCCGTCGCGGACGCACCCCAGGGGCCCTTCCGGGACGCCCGCGTGATCCTCACGCCCGACGACCCCTTCACCATCGACGCCAGCCCTTTCCGGGACGACGACGGGCAGTGGTACCTGTACTACGCCCGTGACTTCCTTGACGGCCACCGCGTCGGCACCGCCCTCGCCGTCAGCGCGCTCAGCGACATGACCACCCTGCACGGGGAACGCCGCACCGTCCTGCGCGCCACCGCCGACTGGCAGATCTACCGCCACAACCGCGAAATGTACGGCCAGATCTACGACTGGTACACCCTCGAAGGCCCCTTCGTCGTCAAACACGGCGGGAAGTACTACTGCTTCTACAGCGGCGGTGCCTGGGAGGAACCAAATTACGGCGTTTCGTACGCCGTCGCCGACCACCCCATGGGCCCCTGGACCGAACCCGACAGCGACGGTCCCACCCTGCTGCGCTCCATCCCCGGTCAGGTCGTCGGGCCCGGCCACAACAGCGTCGTGCTCGGCCCGGACGGGCACCACTACCTCGTGTACCACGCGTGGGACCCCGCGAAGACCGCGCGGCGCATGTGCCTCGACCGCATCGAGTGGACGCCGGACGGCCCCCGCACGAACGGGCCGACCCTCACGCCCCAGCCCGCGCCCGTCAGGACCGACGGGGTCTAACCGCGCGGCCTGCCCTCAGCGGTGGTACGGTTCGCCCTTGCTGATGGTCGCCGCGCGGTACAGCGCCTCGAGCAGCACCACCATCGCCAGGTCGTGCGGGAAGGTCAGCTTCGATAAGCCCAGCAGGGTGTGGGCATGCGCGCGCACCTCGTCCGTCAGGCCGTCCGGCCCTCCGATGCAGAACGCCAGCTCCCCGTGCCCGCGCACGCCCAGCTCATCAATAAAGGCGCTCAGCGCCTCGCTGGTCCGCTGCGCGCCGCGCGGGTCCACGGCAATCAGCGTGGCGTTCCCGACCGCGCGCACGATCGCCTGCCCCTCGCGCTCCGGCGTGGTGTTCGGCACGCGCGTCACGCGAACCTTGTGGTAGCGCGACAGCCGCCCCGCGTACTCGTCCCACCCGGCGCGCGCGTACGGCAGCTTCGGCTCCCCGACAGTGATCAGGTGCAGCCTCATAAGCAGGCACCCTCCAGAAACGGCAGAAGGAAGGTCATGCGGCCAGCATACGCGGCGCGTCAGGCGCGTCAGGCGCGCCGCAGCGCCGTCAGGTCCGGCCACACCAGCGCGACCTCATGCAACTCGCCGCCCGGCACCGCCTCCACTTTGTGCCCGGCCTCCTGACCACCCAGGTGCGCGTAGAACCCGCGCGTGGGGTTGCTGGCGAGCACCCATAACCCCAGGTTCGTGTGCCCGCGCTCGTGCAGGGCGTCCGCGACCGCGCGCGTCAGGGCCCGGCCCAGCCCGTGCCCCTGGGCCGCCCGGACGCTGTACAGGGTCTGCAGTTCCCCGCTGACGCCCGGCAGGTCCCGCGCCGCGCCGCCCGACGCGAAGGCCACGACCTCGCCCGCCGCGTCCACGGCCACGAAGATCACGTCCTGCCCGGCGTTCAGCAGGTCCGTCCACATGCGCGTCCGTCCGGCGCGCGCGGCGTCGTTCGTGAGGCGCTCCAGGAACTCGCCGGGCATCAGGCCCGCGTACGTCTCCCGCCAGCTCGTCACGTGCACGTGCGCGATGGCGGGCGCGTCTTCGGGGGTGGCCGGACGAAGGCGAAACGGCGTCATGCCGCAGCTTACTCGGCGGTGCGTTCCTGGGCCGCCAACCATGCGGCGTACGGAATGCGCGGCAGTTCGAAGCTGTCCCGCGTGGTCGCGTACCCGCCGCGTCCCCCCGTGCGGCCGATCAGGTCCAGCGCCGCGCCGTCCACGTACAGCCGCTCCGGGTCCTGCATCACGTGCGGCGCCACGCTCACCCCTAGCACCTCGCCGAGCACCACGGTCGTGTTCCCGATGCGCACCGTCTGCACCTCCCGGCACGCGAGGCTCGCCGGGCTCAAAGCGACGCGCGGCACGTCTACCCACGGCATGCTGATCATCTCCAGGCCGAGCACGTCCGGTTCGCTCACGTGCCCGGGGAACTCGGTGGCGGTCGCGTTCATGACCTCCGCGAGGTCGCGGCTCACGAGGTTCACCACGAACGCCGCGCCGGCCCCGACGTTGCGCGCGGTGTCCTTCGTGGCGCCCGGCGCGAACGCCACGACTGCCGGGTCGCTGCCCATCAGCCCGAAGTAGCTGAACGGCGCGAGGTTCACGAGGCCGTCCGCGCCCACGCTGCTGATCCACGCGATCGGGCGCGGCACGATCAACGACGTGACCAGCTTGTAGCGTTCCGCCGCGCCGAGCACGCCGAAATCGTACTGGAGCGGCTCGGTCACGCGAGGTCCGGGAAGTCCATGAAGTCCGCGCGGAACCCACCCGGAATGCCGCGCACGATCACGCTCACCGCGTCGTGCGAATGCAGGCTCTCCATGTGCGAGCACGCCGCGCGGAAGTCCACGATGCGCGCGTCCCCGTGCAGCTCACGGTAGATCAGGCGCGCGGCGTCCTCCACGAACTTCACGTACGCGCCGTTCAGCTCCGCGAACGCCTGCTCGTCCTCGCGCTTGACCATCACCTGCGTCTCGGTCATGAGTGCCCGGCGCAGGTGCTCGATCAGGTCGATCAGCGGCAACTGCGCGCCCGCCTGCAGCTCCACCTTCACGCGCGCCTTGCTGCGCTGGCTGTGCGGAATGGCGTACGCGCCGCGCACGTCCCGCGCGTGCTCCGCGAGCTCCGCGCTGCACGGGCAGGCGCTGGAGTACACGAAGTCCAGCTCGATGTAGCGCCGCGCCGTGCCGTCCGCGTCCACGCTCGCCTCGAAACTCGCTGCGTAGTACTGGTAGCCGCTCAGGCCGCTGCGCAGGCTCCCCAGCAGCGCCGGGTAGCTGAAGCTGACCTTCAGGCGCGCGCACAGCGTCCCCACCTGCTGCTGGTACGCCTGCACGATGCGCACCAGAGTGTCCGGCGTGAACGTTTCCTCCCCGAAGGTGTAGAAGGTGCGCATCACGCGGCTCATGTTGATGCCCTTCTCTGCTGCGTCGAGGCTGACGGTGCCGACCACGCGGCCCTCCAGCATCAGCTCCCCCTGCGGCGACTCGAAGCGCAGCGGCAGGCGGAACCCGCTGATGCCCACCTGCTGAATCGCGACGGGCGCGCCCTCAATGGCGTCCACCGTCTCGGTCATGTCCGGCAGCGTCGCCTTGTACGCGTCGTCCGGGCGGAAGTCCGCGTCGTAACGCCGGGCGATGACCGGCTGCGCGCCGCTCTTGTTGGGGTACAGGTACGCCTTTTTCGGCGTGCTCGGTGTCCCTTCGGGTTCCAGGATTTCGTTGGCGGTCATGTGACAGGTCCCTTCTGGCCGGCCGTGACGCGGCAGGCGCCGCACCGCGACTGGCGGGCAATAAACGAAAGTGTAGCGACCATGAGAGGTCCGAACTGTCAGTCGTATCGCCGAAAAACCGCGTGGACAACGACAAAGCCAGACGCGTCAGGGCCCGCCCACCCGGGCCGGCCCTGACGCGCCGCGCACGTTACGACCAGTCGACCGCGCCGTACGTCTGCTCGCGCGCCGGACCACACGAGAAGATCACAACCGGGCAGTTCACGGTTTCCTCGATCAGGTCCAGGTACGCCTGCGCCTCTTTGGGCAGCGTGTCACGGCTCGTCGCGCCGTCCGTGCTGGCCCAGCCGGGCATCTCACGGTAGAGGGGCTGCCCCTCGCTGCCGTACGCCGTGCACACCGGCAGCGTCTCCAGGCCCGCCACGACGTCCATCTTGTTGATCACCAGGCCGTCGAGGCCGTTCACGTCCACCGCGTACTTCAGCAGCGCGAGGTCCAGCCAGCCCACGCGGCGCGCGCGGCCCGTCGTCGTGCCGAACTC encodes:
- a CDS encoding glycoside hydrolase family 43 protein encodes the protein MTVRCPSPLLTGLALLLLGGTGAAPAATYTNPVIDEDFPDPFILRVGKAYYAYGTNAGGLDVPVRRSSDLVHWTFVGDALGGLGAWASGGFTWAPEVARTPKGYVLYYTARHTASGRQCIGAAFSANPEGPFRDASAAPLVCQLDLGGSIDASPFTDRDGQRYLYWKNDGNCCNQPTALWGQKLSADGLKLVGQPKDLLYNGALWEGNLIEAPQVYTRANKYYLFYSASDYNSDLYGVGYALGMSPLGPFRKQTRDGAWLATKGKVAGPGGQGVITDGKGNTWLYYHAWTTGQVGYGSGGARSLRLDPLKFVNGLPMLKGPSVTAQPAPAKP
- a CDS encoding carbohydrate ABC transporter permease — protein: MALPAQQTTAAPTARTTNAPGGRRVPRDIPRFILLCVLAVLFLAPIYWMVTTALKAETDVISSPTQWFPAHPTLDNFREVLTSPDGNILRWMWNSLFVATVFTVVHVSLCALTAYPLARMRFPGRDLIFWIILGSMMIPWVVTLIPTYLMMLKFNWINSFHALIWPGIAGAFGVFMLRQFFLGLPKELEEAARLDGANSFQVLWKIILPLSIPALVTLAVFSFMGSWNNFIWPLYVVTDIDKLTLPVGVTTFSQRYVTEYGKLMASTAIASIPVLVAYLFAQRYLIAGLSTTGMKE
- a CDS encoding carbohydrate ABC transporter permease, producing MTPSTHTSAPHVRKRGGNTVEPYLYLLPFAIFFALFVIYPVGYGFFVSLHRWDLLADTRPFVGFEYYKNLFTPGTPQAEFFWNSMKNTVFFTAVSVPLLVFTSLGLALLLYRPIIGRAFFRAVFFLPGILTVSVMGILWRWMFDNQIGMVNAARTEIFGLQPLAFLSVEGLAWVPIIIGTVWWTIGFNMTLYLAALGNISQSYYEAAELDGASAWAKFRFITWPLLAPITLFVVVTTALASFQLFGQSLVITAGGPNRSTQSTIQYITEEAFTNNQFSSASAMAFMFGLVMLIFTFLQFRIMARDARGEN
- a CDS encoding ABC transporter substrate-binding protein, whose translation is MRTRHLLTLMLTAAAGTASAAYSGPKVSLTFLHGFTGADRPVMERLISQFNTSHPNIQVRAQAQPWGTTWQQLPSLVASGRAPDVVVINEDQITNFIARGAVSPLTAAELKSAGINTASFYGPLFKTADYEGKSYGLPVSSVAYVMFYNKDLMKKAGLDPNKPPRTREELLKATQACTVDKSGKKAGQAGFDAKNLDTWGISLYNNWVGSRAAYAAILQNGGALTDKSGNAAFDSPQAVEAVQFLVDLVQKHGVARPNSTEEAELAAFSQGKVCFFPSGQWYLDRFEQQKMNFGVAFMPRVGTKQDAAWGGSSHLTLPKQRANYDKNKRLAALEFMNWLTQPAQNLTWTSTGSLPTQAGVAKNAKFASAPISGVFAKLGNIYATSGVPWMGQVLTPFDNAWANAYSGKKSVKQALADGVSEANKQIVQARKSFQ
- a CDS encoding glycoside hydrolase family 43 protein, whose amino-acid sequence is MNHTYTNPVYPDYFADPFVLRVGDDYYAYGTSGRPQAEGRAFEVLHSTDLITWRSLGGALDPLDDPHARDYWAPEVAEHGGRFYMYYSAGTGDKGHQLRVAVADAPQGPFRDARVILTPDDPFTIDASPFRDDDGQWYLYYARDFLDGHRVGTALAVSALSDMTTLHGERRTVLRATADWQIYRHNREMYGQIYDWYTLEGPFVVKHGGKYYCFYSGGAWEEPNYGVSYAVADHPMGPWTEPDSDGPTLLRSIPGQVVGPGHNSVVLGPDGHHYLVYHAWDPAKTARRMCLDRIEWTPDGPRTNGPTLTPQPAPVRTDGV
- a CDS encoding 23S rRNA (pseudouridine(1915)-N(3))-methyltransferase RlmH translates to MRLHLITVGEPKLPYARAGWDEYAGRLSRYHKVRVTRVPNTTPEREGQAIVRAVGNATLIAVDPRGAQRTSEALSAFIDELGVRGHGELAFCIGGPDGLTDEVRAHAHTLLGLSKLTFPHDLAMVVLLEALYRAATISKGEPYHR
- a CDS encoding GNAT family N-acetyltransferase is translated as MTPFRLRPATPEDAPAIAHVHVTSWRETYAGLMPGEFLERLTNDAARAGRTRMWTDLLNAGQDVIFVAVDAAGEVVAFASGGAARDLPGVSGELQTLYSVRAAQGHGLGRALTRAVADALHERGHTNLGLWVLASNPTRGFYAHLGGQEAGHKVEAVPGGELHEVALVWPDLTALRRA
- a CDS encoding flavin reductase family protein, which encodes MTEPLQYDFGVLGAAERYKLVTSLIVPRPIAWISSVGADGLVNLAPFSYFGLMGSDPAVVAFAPGATKDTARNVGAGAAFVVNLVSRDLAEVMNATATEFPGHVSEPDVLGLEMISMPWVDVPRVALSPASLACREVQTVRIGNTTVVLGEVLGVSVAPHVMQDPERLYVDGAALDLIGRTGGRGGYATTRDSFELPRIPYAAWLAAQERTAE
- the folE2 gene encoding GTP cyclohydrolase FolE2, translating into MTANEILEPEGTPSTPKKAYLYPNKSGAQPVIARRYDADFRPDDAYKATLPDMTETVDAIEGAPVAIQQVGISGFRLPLRFESPQGELMLEGRVVGTVSLDAAEKGINMSRVMRTFYTFGEETFTPDTLVRIVQAYQQQVGTLCARLKVSFSYPALLGSLRSGLSGYQYYAASFEASVDADGTARRYIELDFVYSSACPCSAELAEHARDVRGAYAIPHSQRSKARVKVELQAGAQLPLIDLIEHLRRALMTETQVMVKREDEQAFAELNGAYVKFVEDAARLIYRELHGDARIVDFRAACSHMESLHSHDAVSVIVRGIPGGFRADFMDFPDLA